CGCCGTCTTTGACGCTTTTGCAGAGCGCATTAAAGATGGCGGTCATCTGGTCGTCTGTGCTGAGGATCCGCATGCGGCCGCATTGGGCGAGCGCGCGGTGGAACGGGGCATTAACGTGCTGGCTTATGGTGGGGAAGAAGCCTTGGCTGAACACCCGACGCTGCCAGTCGGTGCCGTTTTGCACGGCTGGACTCCCGTCGGTGGTAGCGCCCGCGTGGAGGCCACCGTTGGCTCGACATCGATGAGGTTTGAACTGCATCAGCCCGGCCGTCACATGGCGCTCAACGCGCTGGCCGCAATGGTTGGTGGCGACTGCGTCGGGGCAGATTTGGGGCGTATGGCGCGCGGTCTTGGTGAATTCACCGGTGTCCGTCGTCGCTTCGACTACCACGGCACTATCGGCGAGGGGCCATTTGTTGGCGCTCGTATCTACGACGACTACGCGCATCACCCGACCGAGGTCTCCGCAGTTCTCGGCGCAGCTCGGGAATTGGTCACCGAGGCCGGTCGTGGCAATGTCATCGCTGTTTTCCAACCTCACTTGTACTCGCGTACTCGCAACTTTGCCGACGAGTTCGCGGCCGCCCTGTCGCTGGCGGACAAGGCCGTTTTGCTCGATGTCTTCGGTGCCCGCGAGGAGCCACTGCCGGGTGTCGACGGTGCGCTCATCGCCAACAAAATGACCATCCCTGTGACGTACGAGCCGCATTTCACCAGCGTTCCGGCTCGCGTCCGCGAAATCGCCGAACCGCACGATGTCATCTTGACCATCGGCGCTGGCTCTGTGACGATGCTTGCCGACGAAATCGTGCGCGAGCTCAGCGGAGACAACGACGAACAGGTGGAGTCGTAGCACTGTGAAAACCAGCCGAAAGCAATCTCAGCAGACCGACGGTGCAGACCAGGGCACAGCCGTGTCGCGGCGACAGCGTTCAGCGCGCGCCCCGCGACGCGGCTGGCTCGTCGGCGGTGGTCTGGTCGCGATTATCGCCATCGTTGCAGCGGTGGTGTGGTTTTCGCCGTGGCTGGTTGTGAAGAACATCGATGTTGAAGGCGTCGTCCACGGGGATAAAGACGCGATTGTCGAGGCCAGTGGTATCTCCGAGAATCAAAAGCTCATTCGCTTGGACACGGATGCCTCAGCGCGCTCCGTGGCGGGGCAGCCGTGGGTCGATAGCGTGACCGTCAGTCGTTCGTGGCCGCAGGGCGTGACTATTTCGGTACGGGAATTCACCCCGGTGGTGTTTGTCCGTGCCACTGACGGAGAGCACCTGTTTTCTGCAAATGGTCAGGAGTTCGTCACGGCAGCCCCGCCTCCGGGTGTCATCGAGGTTGTCGATGCACCACGCGTGGATGAGCCAACAGACGGCAAAGTTGACCCCGAACCGCGCGTTATCAAGGCGGTTTTGAACGTCGTCAAGGCGTTGCCGGAGCCCGTCGCACACCGTGTGGAGCGGATTAGCGCGCCTTCCGAGGCAGAAATCAAGCTATTTCTGACCGATGGATACGAGGTGTACTTCGGGTCCTCGGATAATGCGGCAGAAAAGGCCCGTGCGACGGAAATTGTGCTGAACCGTGGCGAGAAGATCTGGAATGTCTCCAACCCCCGACTACCCGCCGCTAAGGGAGAGTAGAGAATGGTGGTGTCTGGAGTGATTTCTGTGGCTAAACACTATCCCTCAAGTGCAGGTTTAAGGTAGCGACACGCGCTAAAAGGTCGCTGAATTATTTGCAGTTTTCGACCACAATGGGGTCAACAGCTTTTCGGCCATGATGCACTTCTTCCGTGCGGTGTCATGGAGAGCTGTACTGCCCGGCGGTGCCAATGCTGTCGTGCGGCCCATATGCAACGTGGCTAGATGAAATTAATTTAGGACCTATAGGAAAGGGCGAGAAACGCGCAATGACCTCCCCGAATAACTACCTCGCCGTTATCAAAGTCGTCGGTGTCGGCGGCGGTGGCGTCAATGCTGTCAACCGCATGATCGAGGAGGGGCTGAAGGGTGTCGAATTTATCGCAGTAAACACCGACTCGCAGGCCCTGATGTTCTCCGACGCTGATGTCAAGCTCGACATCGGACGTGAGGCAACTCGTGGTCTGGGAGCTGGCGCTAACCCCGAGGTTGGCCGCACTTCTGCGGAAGATCACAAGGATGAGATTGAAGAGACCCTCAAGGGCGCCGATATGGTCTTCGTTACCGCAGGTGAGGGCGGTGGAACCGGTACCGGTGCAGCTCCGGTTGTCGCGAGCATTGCCAAGAAGTCCGGTGCGCTGACCGTCGGCGTAGTAACCAAGCCGTTCGACTTCGAGGGCAAGCGCCGTGCGCGCCAGGCCGCTGAGGGTATTGAAACCCTCAAGGAGGTCTGTGACACCCTTATCACCATTCCGAACCAGCGTCTGCTGCAGATTGGTGAGCAGGATCTGTCCATGATGGACGCGTTCCGCTTTGCCGACGAGATTCTTTACAACGGTGTCCAGGGTATTACTGACCTGATTACCATTCCGGGCATGATTAACGTCGACTTCGCCGACGTCCGCTCGGTAATGGCGGAGGCTGGCTCGGCTCTGATGGGCGTTGGTTCCGCACGCGGCGACGACCGTGTGATGAACGCCGCTACTCAGGCCATTAACTCCCCGCTGCTGGAGTCCACCATGGATGGTGCACAGGGTGTGCTTATTTCCGTCGCCGGTGGCTCCGACCTCGGTCTGATGGAGGTCAACGCCGCCGCGTCCATCGTGGAGGAAAAGGCTGACCCGGATGCCAACATCATCTTCGGTACCATCATCGACGACAACCTCGGTGACGAAGTTCGTGTCACTGTGATTGCTACCGGTTTTGAGCAGGGTAACGGCAACCCGCTGGACAAGCCAGCCGCAGGTGCCGCTGCACGACCGGCTGCACAGGATGTCGAGGCGCGTCCGGCCGCTGAGCAGGCGCCGCGCCAGGGCAGCGCACTGCCGGGCGGTGACAACCTCGGCACTCCGGCTCCGCGTGCGGAGGAAGAGCGTCCGGTCGCACAGCCGCGCGAGCGTGAGGACCGCGACCGCTTTGTCCCGCGCACCAATCCGAACAGCGGTGGTCTGTTCACCGACAACCCGACACCGCGTACGCAGGAAAACCGCAACTACCGTGGTGCTCACCGTTACAAGGATCGCGATGACCGCGATGATCGTCGTGGTGGCTACCAGGCCTCCAGTGACCTGCCGGAGTGGGGCTTCTAAGAAATCATGACTGAATCCCGCCGCAGCCGAAAAATTCTGACGAATCGGCGCGGCGGGTTTTCGCTGCCACCATATGATTCTTTCAATCTTGGAGATCATGTCGGCGATGACCCGTCCGCAGTCGAACGCAACCGCCAGCGCTTGGCCGATTCTCTGGGAATCGACCGCGCCCGCTTCGTCTATATGGAGCAGCTTCACACCAACACGGTCACCGTCGTCAACGAACCACAAACTGAGCCTGTCCCGGCTACTGACGCCATCGTCACGACCACGCCGGGTCTCGCGCTGGTAGTGCTCGTTGCCGATTGCGTTCCCGTCTTGCTTTCCGACGATCATGCGGGTGTCGCCGCTGCGGTACACGCGGGGCGGACCGGTGCCCGCAACGGAATCGTTCATAAATCTGTCGAAAAGATGATTGAGCTCGGTGCCACGCCCGAGAATATCCATGCGCTTCTCGGTGCGGCGGCTTCTGGGCACAATTACGAGGTGCCTGAGTCGATGGCCGATGACGTCGATAAGCACTTGCCCGGAGCGAAGACGCGAACGAAGCAGGGGACTGCCGGTGTCGACGTGCGCGCCGGCCTGTTGCGTCAGCTCTATGACCTCGGCGTGCGGCATCTCAACGTCGAGCCCAGCTGCACTATTGACAATGAGCAGTACTTTTCCTACCGGCGGGAGGGAAAAACTGGCCGTCAGGCGGGCATCGTGATCCTGCCTGAGCAGGACTAAGTTTCAAAGTTGTAATTTTGGCTCGCCAAATTTGCGCGTGTCTATGCGATATTGCTGACCCAGCCGGTAGGTTGTGGGTAGCACAGACTTAAATTCGCACACTAAGAAGGACGTAGCAGAAGATGGCTGATTTCTTCCGTGGGGTTTCAAATTTCTTCGGTCTTACCCCGACTGATGACGCGGCTTACGACGAGCACTACGACGAGTTTGACCGCCGTGACGAGGAGCGTTTTGATGACTCCTATGCCGACTCGCGTCGTGCGGAGCGCCACCGCTACGAGCTGCGCGAAGAGGCTCCAGGTGAGGCTGCAAGTGTGAACTCCCGTGAGGAGGACTACCGCTACGGCAACCTGCACTCCCTTGCTGAGACCAAGGAACCAGAGCAGGTCTTTATCAAGCCGGAAAGTGGTTTCCAGGACAAGTACTCCAAGGCTCCGGACATCGGTTCACACTTCCGCGACGGTGACATCGTCACCTTCGATCTGAGTGAGCTCGACCCATCTGAGGCTAAGCGCTACGTCGACTTCGTTGCTGGACTGGTTTTCGGTCTGCGCGGCCGGATCAAGGCTGACGGCTCCGTGTTTACCCTGTACCCGCACGGCTGCGATGTCAACGAGGGGCAGTTCGACCGGATGTCCGGCTAGTCAGCCGGCTCGCATGACTTGTTAGTATTTCGTATTTCGATTAATTAGCTAGACTGTTTATTCGTGTCTTCACTACTGCTAGTTCTGCTAATCCTGCTGAAGCTTTTCACCTATCTGCTGTTGGCTCGCATCGTGATTGAAATGATTCAGTCATTTTCTCGATCCTGGCGACCGGGCAGGGTGTTTTCGTCGATTGGCGAAATTGTTTTTGTCATCACCGACCCGCCGGTGAAGCTGTTGCGCCGACTCATCCCGCCTATGCCGATGGGCAACGTGATGGTGGACATGTCTGTGCTTGTTTTGTTCTTCATCCTTATGATTCTGCGAATGGTGCTGCAGGTAGCTCTCGGTGCGGTGGCGTAAATATCGCTAACTGTTTGCTTGGGGTCCACAATGTGGATTTCGGTGGAGCTGTGTTGTTTTGACTGTCCCGAATGTGATGTTCTCGGGCATTGAATTGCTGCCGGGGGTGTTAATCGGGGGCAATAATAGGAACCCGTTGGGGAATGTAATCCCCAACGGGTTTTTGTTGTGTCGGGGGTAAAGCTCTGTGGCTAAAGGTGCAGGGTAAGGGCGAGGTTTAACGTTTTACTAGAACTTTGCCACTGGTTAGAACGTGGGAGATAGAGTCCTGCCCAAAATAAATGGGGTGAGGACTGTGACTAGAGCAGGTAGGATTGGCCGGGTAAACAGTACTACTGGAAATAATTCTCTTAAGATTTCTTAAGAACTGTCCGCTCAAAGTGTTAGGGGAACTCACCATGCCGTTGACTCCGGCTGATGTGCATAATGTGGCTTTCAGCAAGCCTCCGATTGGCAAGCGTGGTTACAACGAGGATGAGGTCGACCAGTTCCTCGACCTCGTGGAGGACGCACTGGGTGAGCTCCAGGATGAAAACGCTGAGCTGCGCCAGCGCGTTGAGGACCTTGAAGGTCAGCTAGAGCAGGGTGGTGACGCAGACTACGCCGCTTCTGGTGCTGTCGCTGCGACGCCGGCTGTCGATGAAGACAAGCTGCGCAAGGAAATTGAGCAGGAGCTGCGCGCTGAGTACAACGAGCGCCTGAACGCTCAGCAGCAGGAGATTGAGGCTCGCTACCAGGATCGTCTGGATGCTCTTGAGAAGCGTGCTTCTGAGGCAGAGGCTTCTGCACAGCAGGCTTCCTCCGCATCTGCGGCGCAGTCGCAGACAGTTGCAGCAAGCACCGGCACTGAGTCGCAGGAAGTTAGCCTCCGTGCTGCTCGTATCCTGCAGGCTGCTCAGGACACCGCCGATCGCGTCACCACTGACGCCGACGCTGAGGCGAACAAGCTTGTCACCGAGGCTCGTGAGAACGCTGACCGCACCGTGGCAGAGGCCAATGAAGAGGCCGAGCGCACTGTCACCAACGCTCGCAACGAGGCAGACGCAACTTTGGCTGATGCCAAGGAGCGCAGTGAGCAGTTGCTGGCTGATGCCCGCAACGAGTCTGAGTCGACCCTCACCGACGCTCGCCAGCGCAGCGAGCAAATGATTAGCGACGCAGACGCTCGTTCCAACGCCACCATCACCGCAGCGCAGCAGAAGGCAACCGCGCTGCAGGAGGATGCAGAGCGCAAGCACCACGAGATTATGACCACTGTCAAGGAGCAGCAGACCGCTCTGGAGGGTCGCATCGAGGAACTGCACATCTTCGAGCGCGAGTATCGCACCCGCCTGAAGACCTTCCTGGAGTCTCAGCTGGACGACCTGAACTCTCGCGAGTCGGCTGCCCCGGCCGACGGCTACAACAACTAATTACGTAGCCA
The nucleotide sequence above comes from Corynebacterium amycolatum. Encoded proteins:
- the pgeF gene encoding peptidoglycan editing factor PgeF — encoded protein: MTESRRSRKILTNRRGGFSLPPYDSFNLGDHVGDDPSAVERNRQRLADSLGIDRARFVYMEQLHTNTVTVVNEPQTEPVPATDAIVTTTPGLALVVLVADCVPVLLSDDHAGVAAAVHAGRTGARNGIVHKSVEKMIELGATPENIHALLGAAASGHNYEVPESMADDVDKHLPGAKTRTKQGTAGVDVRAGLLRQLYDLGVRHLNVEPSCTIDNEQYFSYRREGKTGRQAGIVILPEQD
- the sepF gene encoding cell division protein SepF, with the translated sequence MADFFRGVSNFFGLTPTDDAAYDEHYDEFDRRDEERFDDSYADSRRAERHRYELREEAPGEAASVNSREEDYRYGNLHSLAETKEPEQVFIKPESGFQDKYSKAPDIGSHFRDGDIVTFDLSELDPSEAKRYVDFVAGLVFGLRGRIKADGSVFTLYPHGCDVNEGQFDRMSG
- the ftsZ gene encoding cell division protein FtsZ gives rise to the protein MTSPNNYLAVIKVVGVGGGGVNAVNRMIEEGLKGVEFIAVNTDSQALMFSDADVKLDIGREATRGLGAGANPEVGRTSAEDHKDEIEETLKGADMVFVTAGEGGGTGTGAAPVVASIAKKSGALTVGVVTKPFDFEGKRRARQAAEGIETLKEVCDTLITIPNQRLLQIGEQDLSMMDAFRFADEILYNGVQGITDLITIPGMINVDFADVRSVMAEAGSALMGVGSARGDDRVMNAATQAINSPLLESTMDGAQGVLISVAGGSDLGLMEVNAAASIVEEKADPDANIIFGTIIDDNLGDEVRVTVIATGFEQGNGNPLDKPAAGAAARPAAQDVEARPAAEQAPRQGSALPGGDNLGTPAPRAEEERPVAQPREREDRDRFVPRTNPNSGGLFTDNPTPRTQENRNYRGAHRYKDRDDRDDRRGGYQASSDLPEWGF
- a CDS encoding YggT family protein, whose protein sequence is MSSLLLVLLILLKLFTYLLLARIVIEMIQSFSRSWRPGRVFSSIGEIVFVITDPPVKLLRRLIPPMPMGNVMVDMSVLVLFFILMILRMVLQVALGAVA
- the murC gene encoding UDP-N-acetylmuramate--L-alanine ligase: MNVNFDGFQPVTGELPASVHMIGIGGAGMSGIARILLARGIRVTGSDVKESRAVVGLRAMGATIAIGHDRANLELAGEGELPEAVVISFAAIPKTNPELAGAHELDIPVLKRSDVLALLMQDSRALLIAGTHGKTSTTSMTVAALQAAGLDPSFAVGGLMSKAGVNAHQGSGDVFVAEADESDASLLTYQPEVAVITNIEPDHLDFFGDEETYYAVFDAFAERIKDGGHLVVCAEDPHAAALGERAVERGINVLAYGGEEALAEHPTLPVGAVLHGWTPVGGSARVEATVGSTSMRFELHQPGRHMALNALAAMVGGDCVGADLGRMARGLGEFTGVRRRFDYHGTIGEGPFVGARIYDDYAHHPTEVSAVLGAARELVTEAGRGNVIAVFQPHLYSRTRNFADEFAAALSLADKAVLLDVFGAREEPLPGVDGALIANKMTIPVTYEPHFTSVPARVREIAEPHDVILTIGAGSVTMLADEIVRELSGDNDEQVES
- a CDS encoding DivIVA domain-containing protein, which gives rise to MPLTPADVHNVAFSKPPIGKRGYNEDEVDQFLDLVEDALGELQDENAELRQRVEDLEGQLEQGGDADYAASGAVAATPAVDEDKLRKEIEQELRAEYNERLNAQQQEIEARYQDRLDALEKRASEAEASAQQASSASAAQSQTVAASTGTESQEVSLRAARILQAAQDTADRVTTDADAEANKLVTEARENADRTVAEANEEAERTVTNARNEADATLADAKERSEQLLADARNESESTLTDARQRSEQMISDADARSNATITAAQQKATALQEDAERKHHEIMTTVKEQQTALEGRIEELHIFEREYRTRLKTFLESQLDDLNSRESAAPADGYNN
- a CDS encoding cell division protein FtsQ/DivIB gives rise to the protein MKTSRKQSQQTDGADQGTAVSRRQRSARAPRRGWLVGGGLVAIIAIVAAVVWFSPWLVVKNIDVEGVVHGDKDAIVEASGISENQKLIRLDTDASARSVAGQPWVDSVTVSRSWPQGVTISVREFTPVVFVRATDGEHLFSANGQEFVTAAPPPGVIEVVDAPRVDEPTDGKVDPEPRVIKAVLNVVKALPEPVAHRVERISAPSEAEIKLFLTDGYEVYFGSSDNAAEKARATEIVLNRGEKIWNVSNPRLPAAKGE